ACGGTGACCAGTGCAACAATGAGGATCCAGGCCAGCCGCTTTCCCTTCCACCCCAGTGTCACCCTGAGATGGAGAACCAGTCCATAGAGGAGAAAGGAAATCAGGGACCATGTCTCCACGGGATCCCAGGACCAGTAGGAACCCCAGAGATCCTTTGCCCATATAGAACCTGAAGCAATCATCACTGCATCGGTCACCAGACCCAATGCCGTGAGTCGAAACATCAGTTCATTGAAGTCGTCACGGATATTACCCTGTCGTAGGGCTGCCAGATAGGCTACGGCTACACCTGCAGCAGCAGTAAACGAACCGTAGGCAAGCCAGGCAAAGAAGATATGGATATAGAGCCAGAAGGACTGTAAAGAAGCGACAAATGGTCTTTGAGCCGTATCTGACACGACCGCGAAACCCATGAGCAGAATCACAAAGGGAAGTGTGCCCAAAAGACCGGGAAACCTGCTGCGCTTTCGAAAAAACCATAAGGATACGGCTACGATGACCAGCGTACCGGTAAGAATGTTTTCGTAGTTTCCGATTGTGGGAATGTGCCCCGCCTGGATATAGCGGGAGAAAAAGGCCGCGGTGTGAGATCCGAACCCTGCCCAGAGAGAAAAGCAGGAAAATCGGACCATACGCTCTTTCCTGAAGAGCAGTCCCATAAAACCAAAGCCAAAGGTAATACTGTATAAAAGGACGGCCAGCCAGTACGTCAGGCCTTCAAGGGGTGTCATGATGATCCTTTCGAAGTTCCTCAAGATTTTCGCGAAGATGTTGGGGAAAGTAGTCGCCCCTGAAGTAGAGCATCCCGGATGTAAGAACGAGATCCTGCCTGGGGAAAAAAAAGCGGAAGATCAGGCCGGTAATGGCCAGCATGAATCCCGTGATTAAAATTACCCCCCCCCTCTCATAAATAACCTGAAAGGAAACCCAGGGGACTCGATCCGCAACAAGGAGCGTGAAGACTGGCGTTTGAACGGCATTCCCGGGTTCCAGCGGGATAGTCTTGGAGAATCCCGGACCCTCCACCCTGGCCAGGGGATCCCTGCCCGGATCCAGCAGGAGGGAAAAACCGTCCATGAGGATGACAGGCGGTAAAATTACATCTTCCCCCTTTATCTGGATACCGAAGGTATCCACAAGGTAATCCTGTGCGTTAAAGATTTTGAACACGTAAGCGTCGAAGAGTGTTTGAGGATAAAAGGAAAACCCCAGAAAGTCGCCCGGACAATTGACGGATGCCATTTTAACGATACTGCCACCCCACAGACTGAAGGTCAATTCGGTATCGAGTCGGATGGGTTCGTCCTTGATTTTTTTCGCCTCAACCGAATCGAGTGTAACAGTAAATACCTGATCCGGCGGTGACAGGAGCGGTTTCCGGTGGATATCAATCCATTCTCTTGCAGCAAAGGTAACCGGACGATTTTGCATCAGTTCTACCGTAGCATGATACCGCGTGTAATGGATGAGGACACCTCCGGTCAACAGGAAAAAGAAACTGACGTGAAAGAGCAAAAAACCAAGAGGGGATATTCGGTTTCTTACGAACCAGATTGTACCGGCAACCAGGGGTTTTTCCCTGAATCCCTTCCGAACCAGTTCCGCAGTCAGTCTCTTTCCATCATGATCTCTCATATCTATCGATCGCCAGGCCTCCCATCGTTCCGGCGTCATTCGGACTCTTTTCCAGGTCGTTGAAATAAAACGGATTAGAAAGGCCAGAAGCTGGAGAAAAAAACAGCCAAGCAAGAACAAAAAGAGGGGCGATGTGGGAACGTGCGAAAAACCAAGGGTGATGAGAAAAAAAGCCATCCAGGGCCTTCCCTTTACATTGTCCTGAATGGTTTGACGACCTACTACCTGCTCCTGAGGGATGGTGACATTGATAATCAGGAGAAAGAGGATGAGGGACAGGATCACGGTTGTAATCTTCAACGAGTAAAGACCTTTTCGAGGGTTCATATCGCCGGTTCCATGGCCACAACCTCCCAAGCCCCACCATTCTTTTTCATCAGGTAGCGCCACTGAATGTCAAAGGTCCTGGGCTTCGGGTCGAAGGGTCGGCCCTTGGGATCCCGGTAAAGAAGTCTCCACGATTCCAGAGTAAGAACTGTAACTGTTTGCTTACCCACTTGCCTGACCGATTCGATGGAGCACGACATCAATTCCATGTCCTGGATCACCCCGGCCGATTCTAAATAGGCCAGATCTTCGGCGAGACTTTGCCGTACATTACCGGAAATAGGCATCCTGTCCAAAAACCTGATGTCCCCTTTATAACGGTAGAGGTGCACAAGCAACGTGTTCATCTTTTTCAGGGTCTCCTCTATCCCGGTGGGCACAACCGCTTCCTCCACAGGATTCTCGTTTTGCCCAAGAAAGAAGGGCTCAAAGATCGTCCACTCCTGTGTGATGGAAAAGACCATGAAAACTACGGTGGCACCGAGTAGAATGGCGATGAAATATCTCATACCCGCTCTCGCTCCCGCCATGAACAGGCGGCAAAACCCAGTAAGAAGAACAGAATCAGGATACCGGGCCAGTAAAAGACTTTCCTGCGAATATGTAGAATCACCCAGGGTGCGCCTTTTCCGTATGAAAGCTGAAATCCCTCAAATTCCATCGATGAGCCGGGATGTAGATTTCCTGTTGCAATGATATGTTTCCCCCTCACTACAGAACAGGAGAGGCTCTCCGGAAAGAAAGGAGCCTCTTCTTCATGCGAACGGGAGAGATGATAGTAGAAGCGAAAGGGAAGAACATCATACTCAAAGAAGTCTCTGGGATTTTCAGGATCATCGAGCTTGACAAGAAGCGACTGTTCTCCGCCACCCGGACTCTTAAGGGAGAAAAGGGGAGCATGGTGCATGGAAATCACGGAAAGAGACCAACCCTTGTATGTAATCGTTTTGTTCTTTCCTGCAGTCTGAAACTTACTCTCAGTCTGGAATGTACATTGGTCTCTCGAATTATCCACATCGGTCAGAACCGGAAGTGAATGCGGTGGGCGTCCAAGAAAACCGCATTCGGTCACACGAAAGGCGGAAGGTGAAGCCCCCATCCCCAGAGAGACCGAGGCGGAGCATGTGGTCGCCAGAGTCCACCCAATCCACAGCAGGGCCGTGAAAACAGCAGCATTGAGAAAGAAGCCGCTGAACGATCTTCTGATTCCCTGAAGGATGAGTGCTAAGACGATCAGGGTCAGAGATAGAGAATAGACTAACCAGAAGGGTAGTCCCTGGAAGGTATCATCCACAGGTAGAGGCAGCCATGTTACCCCGGCGAGCAGGAGGGGCAGCGCCGCCGCCAATGCTGGTAAAGGCGATCCAAGCCAGCGTCTCACGAATCCCCCCCCGTCGACACTTCCGGAAAAACGGGGTCCCATCCTTCGATAATCCATCCTTCTGGTGTTCTTCGGCAATCGTAGCGAAAGGAGAGGCGGATTCCGCGAAGTGGCGAACCAGTCTGACCGCCAGCCAGGTTTACGTACCGGTAGGACCATGCTTCTTCGGTAACAACTTCTGCCACATCTCCCCCATCATCCCTGTCAGGTTTGACGGAGACAACCCGAAAGGCGGCAAGGTCATGGACGCAATAGAGAGAGCGGTCCCTCAGATAACCGATATCTTTAAAAATTCTGTGCTTCACCATTTTTGACGCGGGAAGAACGTCGATCATGGCTGGATTGCCGTTGGTGGCGTAAAAATCTTCGTAGATCTTATTAAAAAGTGTAACTGTATCTTCAAGTTCCTTTTTTGCACCCTCACGATTTTCTAATGCAGCGGTCCTGTCTCTCGCTTCCGCCTGCCGGGTCATTCGCATGGACAGGGAGAAGTAAAGAAAAGTGGAGAGAAGTGCAAGGAGCAGCGTGAGAAGGAAGGTTTTCATGGGACAGGCCGATCGATAGGTCTTCAGGGTAGAGGAGGCTGCAATCGCGTAAAGAGTGCAGAATATCCATTCCGGTTCATGATTTCAGCAGCAATTCTGGCTCTCTCCCCCGCCTGGCAGAAGATAATGTAGAGTCCGTCTCTGG
The Thermoanaerobaculia bacterium genome window above contains:
- the ccsA gene encoding cytochrome c biogenesis protein CcsA, giving the protein MTPLEGLTYWLAVLLYSITFGFGFMGLLFRKERMVRFSCFSLWAGFGSHTAAFFSRYIQAGHIPTIGNYENILTGTLVIVAVSLWFFRKRSRFPGLLGTLPFVILLMGFAVVSDTAQRPFVASLQSFWLYIHIFFAWLAYGSFTAAAGVAVAYLAALRQGNIRDDFNELMFRLTALGLVTDAVMIASGSIWAKDLWGSYWSWDPVETWSLISFLLYGLVLHLRVTLGWKGKRLAWILIVALVTVLVSFWGVNFVMDRSLHVFNVG
- a CDS encoding cytochrome c biogenesis protein ResB, with product MNPRKGLYSLKITTVILSLILFLLIINVTIPQEQVVGRQTIQDNVKGRPWMAFFLITLGFSHVPTSPLFLFLLGCFFLQLLAFLIRFISTTWKRVRMTPERWEAWRSIDMRDHDGKRLTAELVRKGFREKPLVAGTIWFVRNRISPLGFLLFHVSFFFLLTGGVLIHYTRYHATVELMQNRPVTFAAREWIDIHRKPLLSPPDQVFTVTLDSVEAKKIKDEPIRLDTELTFSLWGGSIVKMASVNCPGDFLGFSFYPQTLFDAYVFKIFNAQDYLVDTFGIQIKGEDVILPPVILMDGFSLLLDPGRDPLARVEGPGFSKTIPLEPGNAVQTPVFTLLVADRVPWVSFQVIYERGGVILITGFMLAITGLIFRFFFPRQDLVLTSGMLYFRGDYFPQHLRENLEELRKDHHDTP